A portion of the ANME-2 cluster archaeon genome contains these proteins:
- a CDS encoding ADP-ribosylglycohydrolase family protein yields the protein MYRNKFIGCLLGSAIGDALGMQTEGMKPDEIKMKFNVVFDYGKGRPGSNNEKLKPGQYTDDTEQTIILARSIVAAGKFDAEEFSKRLLEHYQIIMRLPELNRGWGTTSLTACRHLADGKGWKESGEDSPTCGSAIRASPIGLLYPGKPDKTEETSRTSSLPTHTNPESIAGAVAVAAAISLAVTNTDPDVTIKTSSDLARKYSIKMADKIQAVEKVRHIPDIKAFSILGTSIMATDVVPCAMYCFARNPLDFPKTLITAINAGGDTDSIACIAGAISGAYLGVDAIPKKWLTRLENRDEIESIALELWKIAKHNIQYDV from the coding sequence ATGTACCGAAATAAATTTATCGGATGCCTTTTGGGCAGTGCTATAGGAGATGCGCTGGGAATGCAAACCGAAGGAATGAAGCCGGATGAAATAAAGATGAAATTCAATGTCGTATTTGATTATGGCAAAGGCAGACCGGGAAGTAATAATGAAAAATTGAAACCCGGACAATACACCGATGATACTGAACAGACAATAATTCTTGCCAGGTCTATAGTAGCAGCCGGCAAATTCGATGCAGAGGAATTCTCTAAACGATTATTGGAACATTACCAGATAATAATGAGACTGCCTGAACTGAACAGGGGATGGGGGACTACCAGTTTAACTGCGTGCAGGCATCTGGCTGATGGTAAAGGATGGAAAGAATCCGGTGAAGATTCACCTACATGTGGTTCAGCAATAAGAGCATCTCCTATTGGACTGTTATACCCGGGCAAACCCGATAAAACAGAAGAAACATCCCGTACATCTTCATTACCAACCCACACAAATCCAGAATCCATTGCTGGTGCTGTAGCAGTAGCTGCAGCAATTTCCCTGGCAGTTACGAACACCGATCCTGACGTCACCATAAAGACATCTTCTGACCTTGCCAGAAAATATAGTATAAAAATGGCTGATAAAATACAAGCCGTGGAAAAAGTGAGACATATTCCGGACATCAAAGCATTTTCCATTCTTGGTACTTCCATCATGGCTACTGATGTAGTACCTTGTGCAATGTACTGTTTTGCAAGAAATCCCCTGGACTTCCCAAAAACCCTTATCACAGCGATCAATGCAGGCGGAGATACTGACTCAATAGCATGTATTGCAGGAGCCATCAGCGGTGCATATCTTGGAGTTGATGCTATCCCGAAAAAATGGCTTACCAGGCTTGAAAACCGTGACGAGATTGAGTCTATTGCATTGGAACTGTGGAAAATAGCTAAACATAATATACAGTATGATGTTTAG
- the cofC gene encoding 2-phospho-L-lactate guanylyltransferase: MRAVIPFKKDNAKSRLSEVLSKNQREEFALKMLHDIVNVLIESDTFTDIDILNSSLSSIINNNYPLDVNLLVSDKNLNDALNEYLKRASSHTNDEIFIIMADMPLVTKKQIHQMTALKGDVIIAPGSRGGTNALLIRRPDIFRVDYYGTSFLDHLRISKETGLDVDIFDSFMVSTDIDEPDDLIELMIHGQGTAVEYLKNLGISLDTSTGKLDFGNKK; the protein is encoded by the coding sequence ATGAGAGCTGTGATTCCATTCAAGAAGGATAATGCGAAGTCACGTTTATCTGAAGTGCTTTCCAAAAACCAGAGAGAAGAATTTGCACTAAAGATGCTGCACGATATAGTCAATGTACTTATCGAATCTGATACCTTCACTGATATTGATATATTAAATTCATCTCTATCCAGTATAATCAATAATAACTACCCCTTAGATGTTAATTTACTTGTGAGCGATAAAAACCTGAACGATGCATTGAATGAATACCTGAAAAGAGCATCCAGCCATACAAATGACGAAATATTTATAATAATGGCCGATATGCCCCTGGTCACGAAAAAGCAGATACACCAGATGACCGCACTTAAAGGAGATGTTATTATCGCCCCAGGCTCGCGTGGAGGGACCAATGCTTTACTTATCCGGCGACCTGACATATTTCGCGTAGATTATTACGGTACAAGTTTTCTGGACCACCTGAGAATATCAAAAGAAACTGGGCTTGATGTGGATATTTTTGATTCGTTTATGGTGAGTACTGATATTGATGAACCCGACGACCTTATCGAATTGATGATACACGGTCAAGGAACTGCTGTCGAATATCTGAAAAATCTTGGCATTTCACTTGATACAAGTACGGGTAAACTGGATTTTGGCAATAAAAAATAA
- a CDS encoding nicotinamide-nucleotide adenylyltransferase, with product MDSGRAFYIGRFQPFHLGHQTVLESIAHEVDEIIIGIGSAQVSHEQDDLFTAGERVLMISRALENLDVKHYIIPIEDIQRNSVWISHIISMTPPFKVVYSNNPLVIRLFEEAGIEVKQSPMYLREQYSGTEIRRRMGAGEGWESLVPSSTVDIINEIGGVERLKLISGRDSI from the coding sequence ATGGACTCCGGAAGAGCATTCTACATAGGACGATTTCAACCCTTTCATTTGGGACACCAGACCGTGCTCGAATCAATCGCACATGAAGTAGATGAGATCATAATCGGAATCGGAAGCGCCCAGGTCAGCCATGAACAGGATGATCTGTTCACAGCCGGGGAACGGGTACTAATGATATCCCGGGCCCTTGAGAACCTCGATGTTAAACACTACATTATACCGATTGAGGATATCCAGCGAAATTCAGTCTGGATATCCCACATTATTTCTATGACACCACCATTCAAGGTAGTTTACTCAAATAATCCACTTGTTATCCGGCTTTTTGAAGAGGCTGGAATCGAAGTGAAACAGTCTCCAATGTACCTGCGTGAGCAATATTCTGGTACAGAGATACGCCGAAGGATGGGAGCAGGTGAAGGATGGGAATCTTTAGTTCCTTCTTCTACAGTTGATATAATTAATGAGATAGGCGGCGTAGAGAGGTTGAAGTTAATCTCTGGCAGGGATTCAATATAA
- a CDS encoding Coenzyme F420 hydrogenase/dehydrogenase, beta subunit C-terminal domain translates to MRAARVQLYDKANYDKFSPTVDEPTVVKLFSEVSREDNYCAHRKCYVDCDTCLTCQNCLACQRICPILDGFPGDDEFDNVIEQRVGKSSLVGQDGAVVTGILKSLFEQGEIDAALSVSRNADWETEVVVLTSAEDVSRAGGTKYTYEPVISKLRDVLKNYEKIAVVGTPCQAHAASLFRENLTDKIKLVIGLICMESFTYDDMGENIIPNIMGLDRKTVKKLDFAKGKFVAETADEKKLVPIKEIAHLARKPCHHCMDYTSYYADITVGSVGSPDGWSTIFVRNETGKKCLDKVKGIEYDDKPLFMEIIQKLAAQKHKNNSWDYKKFNEVVWAGGEWTPEEHST, encoded by the coding sequence ATGCGGGCCGCCAGGGTGCAGTTATACGATAAGGCGAATTACGATAAGTTCTCACCGACGGTAGATGAGCCTACTGTGGTAAAACTCTTCAGCGAAGTCAGCAGGGAAGACAATTACTGTGCACACAGGAAATGTTATGTTGACTGCGACACCTGTCTGACCTGCCAGAATTGCCTGGCATGCCAGCGTATCTGTCCGATACTGGACGGTTTTCCTGGTGACGATGAGTTCGATAATGTTATTGAACAGCGGGTTGGCAAGAGTTCCCTGGTTGGTCAGGATGGCGCAGTAGTGACCGGTATCCTCAAATCCCTCTTTGAGCAGGGTGAGATCGATGCAGCTCTGAGTGTTTCACGGAATGCTGATTGGGAAACAGAGGTAGTAGTGCTGACCAGTGCAGAAGATGTTTCCCGTGCTGGTGGAACTAAATATACCTATGAACCGGTAATATCAAAATTGCGTGATGTACTTAAGAACTATGAAAAGATTGCTGTGGTTGGCACTCCCTGTCAGGCGCATGCGGCTTCTCTGTTCAGGGAAAACCTTACTGATAAAATAAAACTGGTAATAGGCCTGATATGCATGGAGAGCTTCACGTATGATGATATGGGTGAGAATATCATACCAAACATCATGGGTCTGGATCGAAAAACTGTTAAGAAACTTGATTTTGCCAAGGGCAAGTTCGTAGCTGAGACTGCGGATGAAAAAAAACTGGTCCCGATCAAGGAAATTGCTCACCTGGCACGAAAACCATGCCATCACTGTATGGACTATACGTCATATTATGCAGATATCACTGTGGGTAGCGTAGGCAGTCCTGACGGCTGGAGCACCATCTTTGTACGCAATGAAACGGGTAAGAAATGTCTGGATAAGGTAAAGGGAATTGAATATGACGATAAACCTTTATTCATGGAGATTATCCAGAAACTTGCAGCCCAAAAACACAAGAACAATTCATGGGACTACAAGAAGTTCAATGAAGTAGTCTGGGCTGGTGGAGAATGGACTCCGGAAGAGCATTCTACATAG
- the mer gene encoding 5,10-methylenetetrahydromethanopterin reductase yields MFGIEFVPSDPVLKLASYTKLAEDVGFDNVWITDHYNNRDVYTTLAVLALNTNRIKLGTGVTNPYTRNIAVTASSIAAINDISGGRAILGIGPGDKATFDAMGIEWVKPLLTSRESIAALREFFAGKKVNLNGERVKIAGAKMAFKAGKIPIYLGAQGPKMLELAGELADGVLINASHPKDFEVAIKAIADGAKKVGRDPKEVDVGAYACFSIDKKEEKAIEAAKIVVAFIVAGSPDMVLERHGIPVSVKSDIGGAIAKGDFGSLMGGMVTTDMINAFSICGTPEKCKQKVEELQKIGVTQIVCGSPIGPNKETAIKLIGKEIIGGK; encoded by the coding sequence TTGTTTGGAATAGAATTTGTACCTAGTGACCCCGTGTTAAAATTGGCAAGTTATACAAAACTTGCTGAAGACGTGGGATTCGATAATGTGTGGATTACAGACCATTACAATAACAGGGATGTTTATACTACCCTGGCTGTTTTGGCATTGAACACCAACAGGATAAAACTTGGGACGGGAGTAACTAACCCTTATACAAGGAACATTGCAGTCACTGCATCCAGTATTGCTGCAATTAACGATATTTCAGGTGGCAGGGCCATTCTGGGAATTGGTCCCGGTGACAAAGCTACCTTTGATGCAATGGGTATTGAATGGGTAAAGCCCCTGTTAACATCGAGAGAATCAATCGCAGCTCTCAGAGAATTCTTTGCAGGTAAGAAAGTTAACCTGAACGGTGAGCGAGTCAAGATCGCTGGTGCCAAGATGGCATTCAAGGCCGGTAAAATACCCATTTACCTGGGTGCACAGGGCCCGAAGATGCTGGAACTTGCAGGTGAACTGGCAGACGGTGTGTTGATCAACGCATCACATCCAAAAGACTTCGAAGTAGCCATCAAGGCAATAGCAGACGGAGCTAAAAAGGTTGGAAGGGACCCCAAAGAGGTTGATGTTGGGGCATACGCATGCTTCTCTATCGATAAAAAGGAAGAGAAAGCCATAGAAGCTGCCAAGATCGTCGTTGCGTTCATCGTAGCAGGTTCACCTGATATGGTGCTTGAACGCCATGGCATCCCAGTTTCAGTAAAATCAGACATTGGTGGAGCTATTGCAAAGGGAGACTTCGGTTCATTGATGGGCGGAATGGTAACAACGGACATGATCAATGCATTTTCCATTTGCGGAACACCTGAAAAGTGTAAACAGAAAGTGGAAGAACTGCAAAAGATCGGTGTTACACAGATCGTATGCGGATCACCGATTGGTCCCAATAAAGAGACAGCCATTAAACTCATAGGCAAGGAAATTATTGGAGGCAAATAG
- a CDS encoding methyltransferase domain-containing protein — MRLDAFLVEQGLVASRGRAKRAILSGQVFVDGKLVFKPSTRIGYNNDIKIMENTDVPAGYLKLRTIQQQTQFIHPGDTVLDLGSSAGGFILFASEIAGNIIGIEFSDECMPSLEKVTALHDNVQVIKGDIFNIPLTSLSERPVDVILNDITVEPEDSIKVLERILPLLKPGGRILQVLKLGDRSGLKEHIKRMEGIGLSIQHMIEPEKREVYVIAVRKGENEAKE; from the coding sequence ATGAGATTAGATGCATTTTTAGTTGAACAGGGACTTGTAGCCAGTAGAGGCAGGGCTAAACGTGCCATCCTGAGCGGTCAGGTATTCGTGGACGGAAAGCTTGTTTTCAAACCTTCCACCCGGATCGGATACAATAATGACATAAAAATTATGGAAAATACAGACGTCCCTGCAGGTTACCTGAAACTGAGAACTATCCAGCAACAAACACAGTTCATACATCCCGGAGATACAGTGCTGGATCTGGGTTCCAGTGCAGGTGGCTTCATTCTATTCGCATCCGAGATCGCAGGCAATATTATTGGTATCGAGTTCAGTGATGAATGTATGCCTTCTCTTGAAAAAGTGACCGCATTACACGATAATGTCCAGGTGATAAAGGGGGACATTTTCAACATTCCGCTTACCTCATTGTCCGAACGGCCCGTGGATGTGATTTTGAACGATATTACCGTTGAACCAGAGGATTCCATCAAGGTGCTTGAAAGAATCCTCCCCCTGTTAAAACCTGGTGGACGTATATTACAGGTATTAAAGCTTGGTGACAGGAGCGGACTGAAAGAACATATTAAAAGAATGGAGGGGATCGGCCTCTCAATACAACATATGATCGAACCTGAGAAGAGAGAAGTATATGTGATAGCAGTACGAAAAGGAGAGAACGAGGCGAAAGAGTAA